Proteins encoded in a region of the Neodiprion virginianus isolate iyNeoVirg1 chromosome 2, iyNeoVirg1.1, whole genome shotgun sequence genome:
- the LOC124298944 gene encoding trinucleotide repeat-containing gene 6C protein isoform X8 — protein MFPHNSSSHEISTETNAFVQNSKGDVVLLMASCPSGVEEGRRPDSVRSCDIKSANNSTMARPTSHPVATTTTNDFITVLPRQSGELGSAAEGKACQSVASAITKNPANHLLIYDNNKINNHNNAEHNHHKYRKQNKPGSPGQLGSSADNSKSISKLLSDNKDSFSDLSIRVLQLSLKLKVTRGEVRQSAGEPSLVRIPKSDCPPWLSHESSVVENYSLLGSRLDKGENNNLKANLRFISNNNYSKSVILLSSTRDGDYYLLSESGGVREDTALENFRLKNNSSSRWESVKLLAVKYSPVTKHDGACRKLTQNDLQNVKLVILYSDGRLFYEDHRLQDSQNDLDVLDIWFNRPNFVTKLLKLHFDNTATLELLSLAQAQNFATCSSNSLIVSTNESTSLLRSLTDENLTKVEPSRHATVNELMQRICVPLMIECKVYVNGSNNNNIVIGEEMNINNNNPDVIEDIVNVAVCYKTSCTMTTNYRLGFQNDGISYTQATMFTVGALSFQDNNKSNKPLHASFKDDNYQVSAKIDDKFNFNLKSVSKSTLSVRFSDKSETSHATRLNKSDEKMHVLSAVNIPTLTTCEPTMTLKCQPATVASQTNTVPASQVEKHSKVDDKTVLLKSSYLKYDHESTTSNRNSSNHDQNANDFVSLNEESYENDIGFSNTLKNDEHDNDNEDYDDDDDDDNDDDITPKNILQSEKYYQMTSFHDGCAARNDDNCNDNGKRLNTNRPTSNIQKTIELFAIVRDLLSRYQKVYKSDLAQSEIICKQLQKALQSLFNRPYSCNKMYQSSLEYKKRWGIPIISGLAGGGESSLNTGTATSWGSAPPAAPNNNNNNAAQSGWGGTPGNPPVGTGPPNNWGGNNVNRPVTANPNQNQNQGPSGQNIPGNVNKVTNPNQSQNPQSGPTTSQSTNATSGNQNNGQWPQGKSSNPGGSGQSQSSQNNNNPSQQSTQPGSSANNNPTNSATSSTVNNATTAVANNPSSKQQLEQLNTMREALFSQDGWGSQHVNQDTSWEVPTSPEPSMTKDGVPMWKPPVNNGTELWEANLRNGGQPPPQQQAKTPWGHTPSTNIGGTWGEDDDAADSSNMWSGAPTPNPPSTAQWPGAAANQSSGMSGGGTSWGDPRMDPRDPRDLRTVDPREMRDPRDHRISLDPRDHMRVMDPMSRDPRMPDMRGDPRGISGRLNGASADAMWGQPPGPQHHQMSHQHPTGPPAKMVNPSGINQWVAPPPKEMMPGKPSGWEEPSPPTQRRNVPNYDDGTSLWGNPAPNPRPMPGGKVSHWKELPTPNMGRGGMPCPPGMPQNRMPGQPGMKPDVSGPMWGHPTGPGGSGGGGGAGAGGSGTGGGGGAGRNGSWGDGPHDTASWEDQKTPSAWNEPPINPPASWGGPTSHKPKPMGPTGGWGDTEMDPTTSWAHPPKQMLTKEVIWNSREFRYLCDLGYKKEDVETALRNREMNRDEAHELLIQVRPQDHWRRQDSHAGYDPASQSAAAAGYPPRFNHVAQQISFPPGAGMPSVGASGGMSGSVASASLLKLQQQQQQQAAVQLQQQQPSVTAAPQPPFNQTSRTPQNQPSTQQLRMLVQQIQLAVQEGYLNHQILNQPLAPQTLILLNQLLQQIKVLQQLHQQHSVQLTLKGNSQTGLQISVQITKTKQQIANLQNQIAVQQATYMKQQQQQQHPATPSQASDYYKTSVHDPMSALQNTFSDLTMNKEPQVSQQQSRLNQWKLPSLDKEGDLGTNEFSRAPGTTSKPPTTPGGLTQSHSSPNMNPLLGQGDGTWSSRLGDSGWPDAGTSDSTDGKDWQPGGAAFTDLVPEFEPGKPWKGNQMKSIEDDPSITPGSVVRSPLSLAAIKDPDAIFSSTTKTSPPPSANADTSIPSLSNSTWSFNPPATTPSVFASSKNTWGESAPPPTAVTSELWGAPMSKARGPPPGLGSKGGASASNGWVGLAGVNRSSSSWGLQSGTVGNAAWVSTWLLLKNLTPQIDGSTLKTLCMQHGPVQDFRLYLNHGIALAKYSSRDEAIKAQGALNNCVLGNTTIFAESPADSEVHTLLQHLGHGGQQQTAGTAGSGWGLRTTSKAGPPPDTWGGSSSQLWGAPPGGNSLWSNAGIDSGDQQRATPSSLNSYLPGDLLGGESM, from the exons ATGTTTCCACACAATTCTAGTTCACATGAGATTTCTACTGAAACAAATGCCTTCGTACAAAATTCCAAG GGGGATGTAGTATTATTAATGGCAAGTTGTCCGAGTGGGGTGGAGGAAGGGAGAAGACCAGATAGCGTTAGGTCCTGTGATATCAAATCCGCAAACAACAGTACTATGGCACGACCTACCAGCCACCCCGtcgccaccaccaccaccaatGACTTCATAACCGTCCTGCCACGCCAATCTG GTGAGCTTGGCTCAGCGGCTGAAGGCAAGGCCTGCCAGTCAGTGGCGTCAGCAATCACAAAAAATCCAGCAAATCACCTTCTAATctacgataataataaaataaataaccacAACAATGCAGAACATAATCATCACAAATACAGAAAGCAAAACAAACCGGGTTCGCCTGGGCAGCTGGGAAGCTCCGCCGATAACTCTAAGTCTATTTCTAAGCTCTTAAGTGATAATAAGGATAGCTTTAGTGATCTAAGCATTAGGGTACTACAACTAAGTCTAAAGTTAAAGGTGACAAGGGGCGAAGTACGTCAATCTGCGGGGGAGCCTAGCCTAGTTAGGATACCCAAGTCTGATTGCCCCCCGTGGCTGTCGCACGAATCGTCCGTTGTCGAGAATTACTCCTTACTAGGGTCCCGCCTTGATAAGGGCGAAAACAATAACCTTAAGGCTAATCTTAGGTTcataagtaataataattactccAAATCTGTGATATTGCTCAGCTCAACCCGCGACGGAGATTACTATCTGCTCTCCGAAAGCGGCGGTGTCAGAGAAGACACAgctctcgaaaattttcgattgaaaaataattcttcaagCCGATGGGAAAGTGTGAAATTACTAGCTGTTAAGTACTCTCCTGTTACCAAGCATGATGGAGCGTGCAGAAAATTGACCCAAAATGATCTTCAAAATGTTAAACTTGTGATCTTATACTCAGATGGCCGTCTGTTTTACGAAGATCATCGTCTCCAGGATTCTCAAAATGATCTTGACGTTCTAGATATTTGGTTCAATCGACCAAACTTTGTCACAAAACTCTTAAAACTGCATTTTGACAATACCGCTACATTAGAGTTGTTGTCCCTCGCACAAGCTCAGAATTTCGCCACCTGTTCTTCCAATTCGCTTATCGTTTCGACAAACGAATCCACCTCTCTGCTGCGATCTTTGACCGATGAAAACCTTACGAAAGTTGAACCTTCTCGACACGCTACTGTGAACGAGCTGATGCAACGCATATGTGTTCCATTAATGATAGAATGTAAGGTTTATGTTAAcggtagtaataataacaatattgttattggagaagaaatgaatattaataacaataatccaGATGTTATCGAAGACATTGTTAACGTCGCTGTGTGCTACAAGACTAGTTGTACTATGACTACTAATTATAGGCTAGGGTTTCAAAATGATGGTATTAGCTATACCCAAGCAACAATGTTTACTGTTGGTGCTCTTTCATTTCAGGATAACAATAAGTCTAACAAGCCTCTACACGCTAGCTTTAAGGATGATAATTATCAAGTGTCTGCTAAGATCGACGATAAGTTTAACTTTAACCTTAAGTCTGTATCTAAGTCTACGCTAAGTGTTAGGTTTAGTGATAAGTCTGAAACGTCTCACGCTACTCGACTAAACAAATCTGACGAAAAAATGCACGTTCTGTCGGCTGTTAACATTCCTACACTGACTACCTGCGAGCCTACGATGACGCTTAAATGCCAACCAGCCACCGTCGCATCCCAAACTAACACTGTACCTGCCTCTCAAGTGGAGAAACACTCAAAAGTTGATGATAAAACTGTACTGTTGAAATCAAGTTACCTTAAATATGACCACGAATCAACTACAAGTAATAGAAATTCATCAAACCATGACCAAAATGCTAATGACTTCGTCTCCCTTAACGAGGAATCTTACGAAAACGACATTGGTTTTTCAAACACATTGAAGAACGATGAACATGATAACGATAATGAAGATtatgatgatgacgatgatgatgacaACGACGACGATATCACACCCAAGAATATCTTacaatctgaaaaatattaccaGATGACATCATTCCACGATGGCTGTGCTGCCCGTAACGATGACAATTGCAACGATAATGGCAAACGGTTAAACACCAACAGACCGACCTCAAATATCCAAAAAACGATAGAGTTGTTTGCAATAGTGCGTGACCTGCTCTCTAGGTATCAAAAAGTTTACAAAAGCGACTTAGCGCAAAGTGAAATTATCTGTAAACAACTACAAAAAGCGCTGCAAAGTTTATTCAATCGTCCATATTCTTGCAACAAAATGTATCAATCTTCACTGGAATACAAAAAAAGGTGGGGAATACCGATAATCTCTGGTCTGGCCGGGGGTGGAGAAAGTTCACTAAACACCGGAACTGCCACCAGCTGGGGATCAGCACCACCTGCGGCGcctaacaacaacaacaacaacgccGCCCAATCCGGTTGGGGTGGAACACCAGGAAATCCACCCGTAGGCACTGGACCACCAAACAACTGGGGTGGTAATAACGTGAATCGACCAGTCACCGCAAATCCCAATCAGAATCAGAATCAAGGACCCAGTGGCCAGAACATCCCAG GTAATGTGAACAAAGTAACCAATCCGAACCAATCTCAAAATCCGCAATCTGGACCAACAACATCTCAGTCAACTAACGCAACGTCAGGGAATCAGAATAACGGACAGTGGCCTCAGGGAAAATCCAGCAATCCTGGTGGATCTGGCCAGAGTCAATCTTCTCAGAATAACAACAACCCGTCTCAACAATCCACGCAGCCAGGAAGTAGCGCTAATAACAATCCGACTAATAGTGCAACATCTTCGACTGTAAACAACGCGACAACAGCTGTTGCCAACAATCCTTCATCAAAGCAACAACTAGAACAATTGAACACCATGCGAGAAGCCTTATTCAGTCAAGACGGCTGGGGTTCT CAACATGTGAACCAAGATACGAGCTGGGAAGTTCCAACATCCCCGGAACCAAGTATGACCAAAGATGGCGTTCCCATGTGGAAACCACCTGTAAACAATGGTACAGAGTTGTGGGAAGCTAACTTACGAAACGGAGGCCAACCTCCTCCTCAACAGCAAGCCAAAACACCATGGGGACACACTCCTTCGACAAATATTGGCGGTACTTGGGGCGAGGATGACGATGCTGCTGATTCTTCAAACATGTGGTCTGGAGCGCCGACTCCTAATCCGCCCAGTACAGCTCAGTGGCCTGGAGCTGCTGCCAACCAGTCCAGCGGGATGTCCGGCGGTG GGACCAGTTGGGGCGATCCAAGAATGGATCCCAGGGATCCTCGAGACTTGAGAACTGTAGATCCGAGAGAAATGCGTGATCCGCGAGATCATAGAATATCCTTGGATCCAAGAGATCATATGAGAGTAATGGACCCCATGAGCCGTGACCCACGAATGCCCGATATGCGTGGCGATCCGCGCGGTATTTCTGGCCGTCTGAACGGCGCAAGTGCCGATGCTATGTGGGGACAACCACCAGGACCACAGCACCACCAAATGAGTCATCAACACCCGACGGGACCTCCTGCAAAGATGGTAAATCCATCCGGTATAAACCAGTGGGTAGCGCCACCGCCCAAAGAAATGATGCCAGGAAAGCCGTCTGGATGGGAAGAGCCTTCGCCGCCTACTCAGCGTAggaatgttccaaattacgaCGACGGTACTAGCCTCTGGGGTAATCCAGCTCCAAACCCACGTCCGATGCCAGGTGGCAAAGTTTCCCACTGGAAGGAGCTACCGACACCCAATATGGGCCGTGGAG GAATGCCCTGCCCACCTGGTATGCCGCAAAACCGAATGCCTGGACAGCCAGGCATGAAGCCAGATGTCAGTGGCCCGATGTGGGGTCATCCAACCGGCCCTGGTGGAAGTGGCGGTGGAGGAGGTGCCGGAGCTGGTGGCAGCGGTACAGGCGGCGGTGGAGGTGCTGGCCGCAACGGATCCTGGGGAGATGGACCTCACGACACTGCTAGTTGGGAAGATCAAAAAACACCTTCTGCTTGGAACGAGCCCCCGATAAATCCTCCTGCTTCATGGGGAGGCCCGACAAGTCATAAACCAAAACCTATGGGACCGACCGGAGGATGGGGGGACACAGAAATGGACCCGACTACCAGCTGGGCTCATCCACCGAAACAAATGCTCACCAAAGAAGTTATTTGGAATAGCAGAGAGTTCAGATATCTCTGTGATCTTGGGTACAAG AAGGAAGACGTGGAAACTGCTTTAAGAAACCGCGAAATGAACAGAGACGAAGCACATGAACTTCTCATTCAAGTACGTCCTCAGGATCATTGGCGTCGTCAGGACAGTCACGCTGGATATGATCCTGCTAGTCAATCTGCTGCAGCTGCCGGATATCCGCCAAGGTTTAATCACGTTGCCCAACAGATATCTTTCCCGCCG GGGGCCGGAATGCCTAGCGTGGGGGCCTCTGGTGGCATGAGTGGTTCGGTCGCCAGCGCCAGTCTCCTCAAGCtccaacaacaacagcaacaacaagcagctgTACAGTTGCAACAACAACAGCCCAGTGTCACGGCAGCGCCGCAGCCACCTTTTAATCAG ACGTCAAGAACGCCACAAAATCAGCCCTCTACCCAACAACTCCGAATGCTCGTACAACAAATTCAATTGGCTGTTCAGGAAGGCTATTTGAATCATCAGATATTGAACCAGCCGTTGGCTCCTCAGACCTTGATCCTACTTAACCAGCTGTTGCAGCAAATCAAAGTGCTTCAACAATTGCATCAGCAACATTCAGTGCAGTTAACGCTGAAAGGAAACAGTCAAACGGGACTGCAGATTAGCGTACAAATAACTAAGACTAAACAACAGATCGCCAATCTGCAAAATCAAATTGCAGTTCAACAAGCAACGTACATgaaacaacaacagcagcaacaacatcCAGCAACGCCATCTCAAGCATCTGATTATTATAAAACATCTGTACATGATCCTATGTCTGCGTTGCAAAATACCTTCAGTGACTTGACCATGAACAAGGAGCCTCAAGTA AGCCAACAACAGTCTCGTTTGAATCAGTGGAAGCTACCATCCCTGGACAAAGAAGGCGATCTTGGTACTAATGAATTTTCACGAGCTCCCGGTACTACAAGCAAACCGCCGACTACACCAGGTGGTCTCACTCAATCACACAGCAGCCCTAACATGAATCCTTTACTAGGACAAGGAGACGGGACCTGGTCTTCCAGACTTGGTGACAGCGGATGGCCAGACGCTGGTACCAGTGATTCTACAGATGGGAAAGACTGGCAACCCGGTGGTGCTGCTTTCACCGATCTGGTACCAGAGTTTGAACCTGGCAAGCCATGGAAG GGGAATCAGATGAAGAGCATTGAGGATGATCCAAGTATTACTCCCGGATCAGTGGTACGCTCGCCTTTGTCGCTTGCTGCCATTAAAGATCCCGACGCAATATTTTCATCGACCACCAAAACCTCGCCGCCACCTTCAGCCAACGCGGACACGTCGATCCCCAGTCTGAGTAACTCGACTTGGAGTTTCAACCCGCCAGCAACGACACCCAGCGTTTTTGCCAG TTCTAAGAATACCTGGGGTGAATCTGCTCCACCGCCTACCGCTGTTACTTCTGAGTTATGGGGCGCTCCGATGAGCAAAGCTCGAGGACCTCCTCCTGGCTTAGGAAGCAAGGGCGGTGCAAGTGCCAGTAATGGTTGGGTTGGTTTGGCCGGAGTTAATCGATCGTCCAGTTCATGGGGTCTTCAATCCGGTACCGTTGGTAACGCTGCCTGGGTCTCAACTTGGCTTTTGCTGAAAAACCTGACGCCACAAATCGATGGATCTACGCTGAAGACATTGTGCATGCAGCATGGGCCTGTACAAGACTTCAGACTGTATTTGAACCACGGAATTGCTTTGGCTAAATATTCGTCGAGAGATGAAGCTATCAAG GCACAAGGAGCACTGAACAACTGCGTTCTTGGCAACACGACAATATTTGCCGAATCTCCTGCTGACAGTGAGGTTCACACACTGTTGCAACATCTCGGCCACGGCGGTCAGCAACAAACCGCTGGAACGGCGGGTTCTGGATGGGGTCTCAGAACTACCAGCAAAGCCGGTCCTCCCCCAGACACGTGGGGCGGTAGCTCAAGTCAGCTTTGGGGAGCCCCACCCGGTGGTAATTCATTATGGAGTAACGCAGGCATCGATAGCGGCGATCAACAAAGAGCTACGCCAAGCTCGTTGAATTCTTACCTGCCCGGAGATCTTTTGGGAGGTGAGTCCATGTAG